In Insulibacter thermoxylanivorax, the genomic stretch CCCAATCCCGCCGTGCGGGCGAAGACAGCGTCCCTGACCGCGGCCGACTTTGTGCGGCTCCCGGCGGCATCGGAACGAGCGGAGATCCAGCGAGCGCGATTCAAGCTGCCGCTGCTTCCGACGACGACGATCGGTTCCTTCCCGCAAACAGCAGAGGTGCGGAAGAACCGCACCGCGTACAGGAAGGGGAGAATCAGTGAGGAGCAGTATAGGCGATTCAATCAGGAGAAGATCGCCGCCTGTATCGCCCTGCAGGAGGAGCTTGGACTTGATGTGCTGGTTCACGGAGAATACGAGCGAAACGACATGGTGGAATACTTCGGGGAGTGCTTGGACGGCTTCCTGTTCACGGAGCAGGGCTGGGTCCAATCCTACGGCACGCGCTGCGTGAAGCCGCCGATCATCTGGGGGGATGTCTCCCGCGCACGGCCGATCACTGTGGAATATGCGGTGTATGCGAAGGGATTGACGAATAAACCGGTGAAGGGCATGCTGACCGGGCCGGTGACGATCCTGAACTGGTCCTTCCCGCGGGAGGATCTCCCTGCTTCGGAGATGGCTTATCAGATCGCTTTGGCGATTCGAGAAGAAGTGTTGGATCTCGAGGCGCACGGCATCGAGATCATCCAGATCGATGAGGCGGCACTGCGGGAGAAACTGCCCCTGCGAAGGTCCGATTGGCACTGCGAATACCTCGACTGGGCGATTCCGGCATTCCGCTTGGTGCACAGCGGCGTGAAGCCGGAGACGCAGATTCATACGCATATGTGCTACAGTGAATTCGCCGATATCCTGCAGGAGATCGAAGCGATGGATGCGGATGTGATCTCCTTCGAAGCCTCGCGGTCGGATCTGGCCCTGATCGATGTCCTGCAGGAGACGGGCTTCCAGACGGCTGTCGGCCCCGGTGTATATGATATCCATTCGCCGCGGATCCCCGGTGTCGATGAGTTGAAGGAAGCGATCCTGCGCATGGCGGAGAAGCTCCCTGCAGAGAAGCTGTGGGTGAATCCGGACTGCGGACTTAAGACGAGGAATGAAGCGGAGGTCCGCGGCAGCCTGCAGCATATGGTGCAAGCGGCGCGGGAAGTCAGGAAACTGTTGATCGCTGACGAGCACCGGCGGGATGCGTTGGTGTAACCATGTTAACGACAAAATGAAGAGGACGGCTTCTTAAACGAGGCCGTCCTCTTCGTCTTCGCCGATGATCGGATACCCGAAGGAGCGGATGATTTCTTTCAGCTTTACGATGTAGGTCTCTGCAAGCTTGCTTAACTGGACGCTCCCATTCGTGATATAGCCGATCGTCTTCCGCTCATCCGCATTCAGCCGCACCGCTGTGATCTGATCCCCGTTCAGGTCGCTGTTCAGGACGCCGGAGCTGATCGTGTAACCGTTCAGTCCGATGAGCAGATTGAACAGGGTGGCGCGGTCGCTGACGGAGATTTTTTTTCTTATAGGTTTCGGTGCTTAGAATCTCCTCGGAGAAGTAGAAGGAATTGTATTCCCCTTGTTCAAAGGCCAGGCAGGGATACTCCTCCAGCTGTTCGAGCTCGATCAGGCTCTCCTTCGCCAGGGGATGGGAGGTGCTGATGAACACATGGGGCTCGGCTTCGAACAAGGGATGGAAGCGGAGTCCGCGGTCCTTCAGCATCTTCTGCATGACCTGACGGTTGAAGCTGCTCAGATAGATGAGTCCCAGTTCGCTTCGCAGATTGCGGACATCTTCGAGGATGTCATAGGTTCTCGTCTCGCGCAGGGTGCATTCATACTCATCCGCATCGAGTTCCTGCAGCAAGTTGACGAAAGCTTGCACGGCAAAGGCATAGTGCTGGGTGGAGATGGCGAGCAGCTTCTTCGCAGGTTTCTTGTTCATGTACCGCTGTTCGAGGAGCTCCGCTTGTTCGACCACTTGCCGGGCATAGGACAGGAACTCGATGCCTTCGTTGGTTAAGGTGATGCCGCGGGCGGAGCGCACGAAGATCTCGATGCCGAGTTCCTGCTCCAGTTCCTTCACCGCATTGGACAGGCTCGGCTGGGAGATATACAGCTGTTTGGCGGCTTCGCTGATCGAACCGCAGGCGACGATGGCCAGGATATATTTGAGTTGTTGGAGTGTCATAGGCCGGCGTTCCTTTCATGCTAACTTTTGCAAACTTGTGCAGACTTCGAATCCCCGTAAGGGTCGTCAGATCAGAATCGGACGATCCATCTGCCCACATGCTGGCTGCTCAGGAAGGAGATGAGCCGCTCAGGCAGCTGATCCAGCGTGATCTCTGTGCAGAGGTCCTCTAATACGGCGGGCTTCCACTCCTCCGCCATCCGCTTCCATACTTTAAGCCGTTCGTCCATCGGGCAGTAAACGGAATCGATGCCGATGAGCTGAACGCCGCGCAGGATGAATGGATATACGGTGGCAGGCAGGTCGGCGCCGCCGGCAAGACCGCTGACGGCAACGGCTCCGCCGTACTTCGTGGTGCTCAGGATATAGGCCAGGCTGCGGCCGCCGACGGGATCCACTGCCCCCGCCCAGCGCTGGCTGTCCAGCGGGCGGATGCGCTCGGGTGTCAGCTCCTCCCGCGGGATGATCGAGCGGGCGCCCAGGCGCTCCAGGAAGGAACGCTGCTCGGCCTTGCCGGTGGAAGCGGTCACCTCATAGCCGCTGGCAGCGAGCATCGCTAAGGCTAAGCTGCCGACGCCGCCCGTCGCCCCGGTGACGAGGAGCGGCCCGCGCTCAGGCGAGATGCCGCATGCCTGCAAGCGGTGGATGGACAGGGCAGCCGTGAAGCCGGCGGTGCCGTAGATCATCGCCTCGCGCAGGGTCAGGCCGCTGGGGAGGGGAACGACCCAGTCCCCGGGCACACGGGCGTATTCGCTGTAGCCGCCGTTATGAGAGACGCCGAGTTCATATCCCGTGACAAGCACCGGATCCCCCTCCTTGAAGCGGGGATCGCGGGAAGCGGCAACGGTGCCCGCGAGATCGATGCCGGGGACGATCGGATAGGACTTAACGACCCGGCTTGCTGCGCGGACGGCGAGGGCATCTTTGTAGTTTACGCTTGAATAGGCGACCTGGATGAGGACATCTCCTTCGGGCAGATCATCTATGGTTTGTTCTTGAATCGCTAACTGTACTTCCTCGTTCATCAGGCTCGCGACCAGCGCGCGGTATGGCTGCATGATCATTCCTCCTATAGCTCTCTTCTGATTATATAATGCCATTATGAGCGGGAAGATCATAGGATGCCATAACATTCATCCGAGGATCTGCCGCTGGTCAAGCCGTATGCGCGGGAATAGTTCATGCCGCTGCCGAGCAGCCAGCCAATCTGTCAACCGCGGAGATGGCAGGCCGCAGCTGCAGCAGGTACCAGCATGATGGATCGCTGCGAGTTAGAGGGAGGCGATCCGCTTATGTCAGACGGTAGAAAACCGATGCATGCGGCCGAAGCTCGGCGGAGATCACGCGATCAGCGCTGCCGAGATCCGCTCGCTGCCAAAGATCGCGTATCTGGACCGGACCGCTTAAACCGAGCTGTTCCAGAGTCACGGAGACTTCGCTGGCTTCATCGCGCAGGTTGAACAAGGCGACATAGCGCTCGCCGTTAGGTCCGTCGGAAGTCCAGACGGTGCGATCGTCCTCACGGTAGACCATGCGCGGATGGCTGCCATGGCGGTGAGCGGCCAGCACTTCTTCGTTGGTCAGCAGGGACAAGGTCCATTCGTCGTTGTCTCGCAGCTCGCCGCCGAACATCAGCGGTGAGCGGAAGATCGACCATAGGGTCATCATCGTGACCTGCTCATCCTTCGTGAAACGAGTCCAGCGATCGGAGGCACCGCCGTCGACAGAGCGGATGCCGATGTGACCGAGGGGCAGCATATCGCAGTCGGGCCAGTGGCCGGGACCGACATAGGGCGCCCATCGCTCGGCACGTTCGAACATTTCGTATAAGAGCTGCCAGATGTCCCAGAAGTCATCGGTCATCCGCCACATGTTGGCGTTGCGGATGAGATGATCTGCGTACTCTAGAGGAGCGGGACCCGGCGACAAGCTGAGCACCATCGGCCGGCCGCAATGGTCGATGGCGCGGCGGATCATTGCGATCTCCTCGGCATGGATGCCGTACAAGCGGGAGGCGGCGATATCATCGACCTTGACATAGTCCACCCCCCACTCGGCGTAGAGTTCGAAGAGTGAATTGTAGTATTCCTGCGCCCCTTCCTTGTTCGGATCAACGCCGTACATATCGGTATTCCAAGGACAGATGGAATTCGTATGAGCGATATCCCGGGCTCTTGCGTTCGTTCCTTTGATCTTCGTATTCGCATGCACGGCCTGACGAGGAATCCCCCGCATGATATGGATGCCGAACTTTAGACCGAGGCTGTGTACATAATCCGCAAGCGGCTTGAATCCCTTCCCTCCAGCGGC encodes the following:
- a CDS encoding acrylyl-CoA reductase family protein, with translation MQPYRALVASLMNEEVQLAIQEQTIDDLPEGDVLIQVAYSSVNYKDALAVRAASRVVKSYPIVPGIDLAGTVAASRDPRFKEGDPVLVTGYELGVSHNGGYSEYARVPGDWVVPLPSGLTLREAMIYGTAGFTAALSIHRLQACGISPERGPLLVTGATGGVGSLALAMLAASGYEVTASTGKAEQRSFLERLGARSIIPREELTPERIRPLDSQRWAGAVDPVGGRSLAYILSTTKYGGAVAVSGLAGGADLPATVYPFILRGVQLIGIDSVYCPMDERLKVWKRMAEEWKPAVLEDLCTEITLDQLPERLISFLSSQHVGRWIVRF
- a CDS encoding glycoside hydrolase family 27 protein: MQHHKYALTPPMGWNSWDCYGASVREDEVRGNAEYMAKHLKPYGWEYVVVDIQWYEPGAVSSRYRPFVPLEMDEYSRLIPAANRFPSAAGGKGFKPLADYVHSLGLKFGIHIMRGIPRQAVHANTKIKGTNARARDIAHTNSICPWNTDMYGVDPNKEGAQEYYNSLFELYAEWGVDYVKVDDIAASRLYGIHAEEIAMIRRAIDHCGRPMVLSLSPGPAPLEYADHLIRNANMWRMTDDFWDIWQLLYEMFERAERWAPYVGPGHWPDCDMLPLGHIGIRSVDGGASDRWTRFTKDEQVTMMTLWSIFRSPLMFGGELRDNDEWTLSLLTNEEVLAAHRHGSHPRMVYREDDRTVWTSDGPNGERYVALFNLRDEASEVSVTLEQLGLSGPVQIRDLWQRADLGSADRVISAELRPHASVFYRLT